The Blastopirellula marina DNA segment TTCGCGCGCCTTGCGATCGGTGACGTCGATGATGGTCGCCATCGTCGACTTGCCCTCCATCTCGTCGACCGGCGTCAGACCGATTTCAATCGGAAACTCGCTTCCGTCCTTGCGCAGGCCAAACAGATCGCGACCCTCGCCCATGTTGCGGGCATAGCGATCCTTGTTGTAACTGTCGCGATAAACGACGTGCTTGCGGCGGAAACGCTCGGGCAC contains these protein-coding regions:
- a CDS encoding PAS domain S-box protein, which gives rise to MILRAVNAAASAMVQVDESGAIELVNNKACQLFGYEHDEMIGSPIELLVPERFRRKHVVYRDSYNKDRYARNMGEGRDLFGLRKDGSEFPIEIGLTPVDEMEGKSTMATIIDVTDRKARE